A genome region from Fusarium musae strain F31 chromosome 5, whole genome shotgun sequence includes the following:
- a CDS encoding hypothetical protein (EggNog:ENOG41~BUSCO:EOG09260FX0), translated as MESSSKRRKLDHSSSGLRHDALIDFEARSSARVSTASTFVLQTDELLKEAKLDYGKALKDADANLHRLKEAIDTATPHGPEPIAEVTSRFEKKHRIFIPYPDPKPAKDAPYKLSFEKPASYNVVGSYVAKTMIKSQAQFGIDMVVQMPKTMFQEKDFTSMRYFYRRAYYIAYIAANAKKELGDSMDIGFEYLNENPLLPVLALRPKPEEEETDVNEANGRASKKKAKVAESPYTIRLIPCAPDGLFPKSKLLPSSNNNRSGEPGGKKTQTGTPFYNSTLKAEETFISYLRVLTHAKNECPALTDACVLGRIWLQQRGFGSSISQGGFGHFEWSIMIALLLQMGGRNGQAALSNSLSSTELFKAAVQFLSTTDFNKKPFVFGSSKISVDSVREAGPVMYDPIRELNVLSKMSPWSASLLQMHAKSTTDLLADEAADKFNPTFIVKSDAPLQTFDAIFEIKSKDIPKSSSSTDCRGHAWDFSLEAHKVLTKAYGTRAHLVHFQLPTRAGWSLGSAPTSSSGKLQFGVMFEFAQMSRQMEHGPAAEEQKEAAKFRQFWGEKAELRRFKDGSILECVEWSSKGPFQICEEIAAYTLKRHLKVASESIIAFGAGFSNIITFSHMDKEAFDAARRAFQTLEYDIRNLEELPLQIRQLSPVSPAARYASVDAPSPGFHTGTIEPIDVNLYFEASNRWPENLVAIQETKIEFLLDFDRRLTAAKDNITTYLGRDNKEIGIENLAYLDVIYESGAAFRLRIHADLEDILLERQIKNKTLDAHIREQSEAVLARTNWFFATLPIHTQTISTFCTRLHPLSQTIRLVKHWFNSHKLSSHVSEELIELFVLHVFLQPYPWRAPTSASTGFLRTLTFLSRWDWRDEPLIVDSAEELTDDDRHDIRKELESRRKKDPNMNHIVMFVATSNDTSGLAYTRNGPSKLIASRMTRLAKAACKLVKDSGYRIDATELFETSLEDYDVLFHLSRKAIRSILREAASDPSARRHSQFKNLDDRTGRAPLPIRAHPVDVLMEELQRVYDDSLVFFRGTNNSDEDDAVIGAIWNPKLQQQKFRAGLPYNFHKVTDEDGDVVVVNRKAILSEIARIGGDMIRKIEEVE; from the exons ATGGAGTCCAGTTCAAAGCGCCGGAAGCTAGACCACTCTTCATCTGGTCTGAGACACGATGCTCTCATTGATTTCGAGGCTCGCAGCTCTGCCAGAGTCTCAACCGCTAGCACTTTTGTTCTCCAAACAGACGAGCTACTCAAAGAGGCAAAACTTGACTACGGAAAGGCATTGAAGGATGCTGATGCAAACCTCCATCGACTGAAGGAAGCCATTGACACTGCGACTCCCCACGGACCCGAACCT ATCGCTGAAGTCACGAGTcgctttgagaagaagcaccGCATTTTCATTCCTTATCCCGATCCGAAGCCTGCTAAAGATGCTCCTTACAAGCTTTCTTTTGAGAAACCAGCTTCATACAATGTCGTTGGTAGCTATGTCGCCAAGACCATGATCAAATCCCAGGCGCAATTTGGCATCGATATGGTAGTTCAGATGCCCAAGACCATGTTCCAAGAGAAGGACTTTACAAGTATGCGATATTTCTACCGCCGAGCATATTACATCGCATACATTGCCGCCAATGCCAAGAAAGAGTTGGGAGACTCGATGGATATCGGCTTTGAATACCTGAACGAGAACCCGCTTCTGCCTGTACTTGCACTTCGACCCAAgcccgaggaggaggagaccgATGTCAATGAGGCCAATGGGAGAGcttcaaagaagaaggcgaaggtTGCGGAATCCCCGTATACTATTCGACTCATCCCTTGCGCTCCAGATGGTCTCTTCCCCAAGTCGAAGCTACTTCCTAGCTCTAACAACAACCGAAGTGGAGAGCCCGGTGGCAAGAAGACCCAGACCGGAACTCCTTTCTATAACTCTACTTTGAAAGCTGAGGAAACGTTCATCTCTTACCTGCGTGTTCTTACGCACGCCAAAAACGAGTGCCCCGCCCTGACTGATGCCTGTGTATTGGGAAGAATTTGGCTGCAGCAGAGGGGTTTCGGGAGCTCCATCTCGCAAGGTGGGTTTGGCCATTTCGAGTGGTCTATCATGATTGCTCTCTTGCTTCAAATGGGTGGACGAAATGGACAGGCAGCGCTTTCAAACTCTCTTAGCAGCACTGAACTTTTCAAGGCTGCTGTTCAGTTCCTTTCGACCACTGATTTCAATAAGAAGCCTTTCGTTTTTGGATCCTCGAAGATAAGTGTCGACTCTGTCCGAGAAGCTGGCCCCGTCATGTATGACCCAATTCGAGAACTCAACGTGCTATCAAAGATGAGCCCCTGGTCTGCGAGTCTACTTCAAATGCACGCCAAGTCTACCACCGACCTCCTCGCTGATGAAGCTGCCGACAAGTTCAACCCGACATTCATTGTCAAGTCTGATGCTCCCCTGCAGACATTCGATGCTATCTTCGAAATTAAGAGCAAGGATATTCCTAAGTCTAGTAGCTCTACTGACTGCAGAGGACATGCGTGGGACTTTAGCCTAGAAGCACACAAGGTACTCACAAAGGCCTACGGCACTCGTGCTCATCTGGTGCATTTTCAATTGCCTACCAGAGCTGGTTGGTCATTGGGCTCCGCGCCAACTTCAAGTTCTGGTAAACTCCAATTTGGGGTCATGTTCGAATTCGCCCAGATGTCCAGACAGATGGAGCATGGTCCCGCAGCagaagaacaaaaagaaGCTGCCAAGTTCCGACAATTCTGGGGCGAGAAGGCCGAGCTGCGTCGTTTCAAGGATGGAAGTATTCTAGAATGTGTTGAGTGGTCAAGCAAAGGTCCGTTCCAGATCTGCGAGGAGATCGCGGCGTACACCTTGAAGCGACACTTGAAGGTTGCCAGCGAAAGTATTATTGCTTTTGGGGCTGGCTTTTCCAACATTATCACATTCTCTCATATGGATAAGGAGGCTTTCGATGCTGCTCGAAGGGCGTTCCAGACCCTCGAATACGATATTCGAAATCTTGAAGAATTGCCACTGCAGATTAGACAGCTTTCGCCGGTTTCACCAGCCGCTAGATATGCTTCAGTTGATGCTCCAAGCCCAGGCTTCCACACAGGTACTATTGAGCCTATAGATGTGAACCTCTATTTCGAGGCATCGAATCGATGGCCTGAGAACCTAGTGGCCATTCAAGAGACCAAGATTGAGTTTTTGCTGGATTTTGACAGGCGTCTCACGGCCGCGAAAGACAACATTACAACCTACCTTGGCCGGGATAATAAGGAGATTGGTATCGAGAATTTAGCGTATCTCGATGTTATCTACGAATCTGGAGCGGCATTTAGATTGAGAATCCATGCAGACTTGGAAGATATCCTCCTTGAGCGCCAAATCAAGAACAAAACGCTTGATGCTCACATTCGAGAACAGTCGGAAGCAGTCCTTGCTAGGACCAACTGGTTCTTTGCTACCCTGCCAATTCATACACAGACTATCTCAACCTTTTGCACACGCCTCCATCCTCTATCACAGACTATCCGCTTGGTAAAACACTGGTTCAACTCTCACAAGCTTTCAAGCCACGTCAGCGAGGAGCTTATTGAGCTTTTCGTTCTGCACGTGTTCTTGCAACCATACCCATGGAGGGCCCCCACGAGTGCTTCAACAGGTTTCTTACGCACCCTGACATTCCTGTCGCGATGGGATTGGCGTGACGAGCCTCTGATTGTCGACTCTGCAGAGGAGCTAACTGATGACGATCGCCATGACATTCGCAAAGAGCTTGAGTCTCGGCGCAAAAAGGACCCCAACATGAACCACATAGTCATGTTTGTTGCTACCTCCAATGACACTTCTGGCCTCGCTTATACCCGCAATGGACCTTCTAAGCTCATCGCTTCACGTATGACACGACTGGCCAAGGCTGCATGTAAGCTTGTCAAGGACAGCGGATACCGTATTGATGCTACTGAGCTTTTCGAAACTTCGCTCGAAGACTACGATGTTCTTTTCCATCTTTCTCGAAAAGCTATTCGCTCAATACTTCGAGAGGCTGCTTCTGACCCCTCAGCCCGCCGTCACTCCCAGTTCAAGAACCTCGATGATCGCACAGGTCGCGCACCACTCCCCATCCGTGCTCATCCTGTCGATGTGTTGATGGAGGAGCTGCAGCGTGTATACGACGACTCACTTGTATTCTTCCGGGGAACCAATAACAgcgacgaggacgatgctGTGATAGGGGCGATCTGGAACCCAAAGCTTCAGCAGCAGAAGTTCCGAGCTGGTCTACCTTATAATTTCCACAAAGTAACCGACGAGGATGGAGATGTAGTCGTAGTGAACCGTAAGGCAATTTTGTCAGAGATTGCTAGGATTGGTGGCGATATGATTAGAAAGATTGAGGAAGTCGAGTAA